From a region of the Clupea harengus chromosome 9, Ch_v2.0.2, whole genome shotgun sequence genome:
- the si:ch211-105f12.2 gene encoding RIMS-binding protein 2-like isoform X1, whose amino-acid sequence MIALDVYLYPDGIRVAEPDEILRWEKEKELYDPNVRLFVALFPYNPSLMSPNPDTSEELPFERGQIIKVYGDKDTDGFYHGECAGRFGYVPSNMVSEIPVYDGDLKIELFQQGFLPEALSPVESRANSEASCVPDDVVVQRMVAIFDYDPLESSPNTDIEDELPFRAGDIIYVYGDVDSDGFYFGDLHGYRGLVPSNYVEPLPWN is encoded by the exons ATGATCGCACTGGATGTGTATCTCTACCCAGATGGCATCAGGGTGGCCGAGCCGGATGAAATACTGCgctgggagaaagagaaggagctgTACGACCCAAACGTGCGCCTCTTCGTGGCCCTGTTTCCATACAACCCCTCACTGATGTCCCCGAACCCGGATACCTCAGAGGAGCTGCCCTTTGAGCGAGGACAGATAATTAAG GTGTACGGTGATAAAGACACAGATGGTTTTTACCACGGAGAGTGTGCTGGCCGCTTTGGATACGTTCCCAGCAACATGGTGTCAGAGATCCCAGTATATGACGGTGACCTCAAAATTGAGCTGTTTCAACAGGGCTTCCTTCCTGAGGCCTTAAGCCCTGTCGAATCAAGAG CCAACAGTGAGGCCTCCTGTGTCCCAGACGACGTGGTAGTCCAACGTATGGTGGCCATCTTTGATTATGACCCCCTTGAAAGCTCTCCCAACACGGACATAGAG GATGAGCTCCCTTTTCGTGCAGGAGACATCATCTATGTTTATGGAGATGTTGACAGTGATGGCTTCTATTTT gGAGATCTTCATGGATACCGAGGACTTGTGCCATCAAACTATGTAGAGCCATTGCCTTGGAACTAA
- the si:ch211-105f12.2 gene encoding RIMS-binding protein 2-like isoform X2 gives MIALDVYLYPDGIRVAEPDEILRWEKEKELYDPNVRLFVALFPYNPSLMSPNPDTSEELPFERGQIIKVYGDKDTDGFYHGECAGRFGYVPSNMVSEIPVYDGDLKIELFQQGFLPEALSPVESRANSEASCVPDDVVVQRMVAIFDYDPLESSPNTDIEMYTNGNHSKA, from the exons ATGATCGCACTGGATGTGTATCTCTACCCAGATGGCATCAGGGTGGCCGAGCCGGATGAAATACTGCgctgggagaaagagaaggagctgTACGACCCAAACGTGCGCCTCTTCGTGGCCCTGTTTCCATACAACCCCTCACTGATGTCCCCGAACCCGGATACCTCAGAGGAGCTGCCCTTTGAGCGAGGACAGATAATTAAG GTGTACGGTGATAAAGACACAGATGGTTTTTACCACGGAGAGTGTGCTGGCCGCTTTGGATACGTTCCCAGCAACATGGTGTCAGAGATCCCAGTATATGACGGTGACCTCAAAATTGAGCTGTTTCAACAGGGCTTCCTTCCTGAGGCCTTAAGCCCTGTCGAATCAAGAG CCAACAGTGAGGCCTCCTGTGTCCCAGACGACGTGGTAGTCCAACGTATGGTGGCCATCTTTGATTATGACCCCCTTGAAAGCTCTCCCAACACGGACATAGAG ATGTACACAAATGGGAATCACAGCAAGGCCTGA
- the ywhag2 gene encoding 14-3-3 protein gamma-B isoform X2, translating into MEMCGGDTVVTELNEALSNEERNLLSVAYKNVVGARRSSWRVISSIEQKTSADGNEKKIEMVRAYREKIEKELEAVCQDVLNLLDNFLIKNCSETQHESKVFYLKMKGDYYRYLAEVATGEKRATVVESSEKAYNEAHEISKEHMQPTHPIRLGLALNYSVFYYEIQNAPEQACHLAKTAFDDAIAELDTLNEDSYKDSTLIMQLLRDNLTLWTSDQQDDEGGEGNN; encoded by the exons ATGGAGATGTGCGGTGGGGATACTGTG GTGACAGAGCTGAATGAGGCCCTGTCGAACGAGGAGAGGAACCTGCTGTCGGTGGCCTACAAGAACGTAGTCGGTGCCCGGCGCTCCTCCTGGCGCGTCATCTCTAGCATTGAGCAGAAAACCTCGGCTGATGGCAATGAGAAAAAGATCGAGATGGTGCGCGCCTACCGCGAGAAGATCGAGAAGGAGCTGGAGGCCGTGTGCCAGGACGTGCTCAACCTGCTGGACAACTTCCTGATCAAGAACTGCAGCGAGACCCAGCACGAGAGCAAGGTGTTCTACCTGAAGATGAAGGGCGACTACTACCGCTACCTGGCTGAGGTGGCCACGGGTGAGAAGCGAGCCACCGTGGTTGAGTCCTCGGAGAAGGCCTACAACGAGGCGCACGAGATCAGCAAGGAGCACATGCAGCCGACCCACCCCATCCGGCTGGGCCTGGCGCTCAACTACTCCGTCTTCTACTACGAGATCCAGAATGCACCTGAGCAGGCCTGCCACCTGGCTAAGACCGCCTTTGACGACGCTATCGCCGAGCTGGACACCCTCAACGAAGACTCCTACAAAGACTCGACCCTCATCATGCAGCTGCTCCGAGACAACCTCACGCTGTGGACCAGTGACCAGCAAGACgatgagggaggggagggcaacaactaa
- the ywhag2 gene encoding 14-3-3 protein gamma-B isoform X1 yields MVDREQLVQKARLAEQAERYDDMAAAMKSVTELNEALSNEERNLLSVAYKNVVGARRSSWRVISSIEQKTSADGNEKKIEMVRAYREKIEKELEAVCQDVLNLLDNFLIKNCSETQHESKVFYLKMKGDYYRYLAEVATGEKRATVVESSEKAYNEAHEISKEHMQPTHPIRLGLALNYSVFYYEIQNAPEQACHLAKTAFDDAIAELDTLNEDSYKDSTLIMQLLRDNLTLWTSDQQDDEGGEGNN; encoded by the exons ATGGTTGATCGCGAGCAGCTGGTACAAAAAGCCAGGCTTGCCGAACAAGCTGAAAGATATGATGATATGGCAGCTGCCATGAAATcg GTGACAGAGCTGAATGAGGCCCTGTCGAACGAGGAGAGGAACCTGCTGTCGGTGGCCTACAAGAACGTAGTCGGTGCCCGGCGCTCCTCCTGGCGCGTCATCTCTAGCATTGAGCAGAAAACCTCGGCTGATGGCAATGAGAAAAAGATCGAGATGGTGCGCGCCTACCGCGAGAAGATCGAGAAGGAGCTGGAGGCCGTGTGCCAGGACGTGCTCAACCTGCTGGACAACTTCCTGATCAAGAACTGCAGCGAGACCCAGCACGAGAGCAAGGTGTTCTACCTGAAGATGAAGGGCGACTACTACCGCTACCTGGCTGAGGTGGCCACGGGTGAGAAGCGAGCCACCGTGGTTGAGTCCTCGGAGAAGGCCTACAACGAGGCGCACGAGATCAGCAAGGAGCACATGCAGCCGACCCACCCCATCCGGCTGGGCCTGGCGCTCAACTACTCCGTCTTCTACTACGAGATCCAGAATGCACCTGAGCAGGCCTGCCACCTGGCTAAGACCGCCTTTGACGACGCTATCGCCGAGCTGGACACCCTCAACGAAGACTCCTACAAAGACTCGACCCTCATCATGCAGCTGCTCCGAGACAACCTCACGCTGTGGACCAGTGACCAGCAAGACgatgagggaggggagggcaacaactaa